A genomic window from Deltaproteobacteria bacterium CG11_big_fil_rev_8_21_14_0_20_42_23 includes:
- a CDS encoding 50S ribosomal protein L23 — protein MNIYNVIDGVRITEKAFRDQATGMSRYVFRVDPKANKYDIRNAVQQLFNVTVTDVNTMQVAGKRARIGRSTGVKSDWKKAIVTLKQGDKIEIFEGA, from the coding sequence ATGAATATTTATAACGTAATAGATGGTGTAAGAATAACAGAAAAAGCTTTTCGCGATCAGGCGACAGGAATGAGTCGATACGTTTTCCGCGTAGATCCGAAAGCAAATAAATACGATATCAGAAATGCTGTTCAACAATTGTTCAACGTAACAGTAACCGATGTAAACACTATGCAAGTTGCAGGAAAACGCGCACGCATTGGTCGCAGCACGGGTGTAAAGTCTGATTGGAAAAAGGCAATTGTTACTTTAAAACAAGGTGACAAGATCGAAATTTTTGAGGGAGCATAG
- a CDS encoding 50S ribosomal protein L4: MKQTVLDKNKKKVGELELSDAVFACEVNVGLVYDHVKQLRASARAGSASTINPANMRGTGAKMYRQKGTGRARHGSAKKNIFVGGGVVHGPTPRSYAYKMPTKAKRASLKSALTIKTQEEKVLVLDALNFKAPKTKEMISLLNALGVKSALLVLDAPQREVELSARNVPHLKVVYSNGLNSYDLLRYEHVVFTKAAVEKAQEVLQS, translated from the coding sequence GTGAAACAGACTGTGTTAGATAAAAATAAGAAAAAAGTGGGAGAGCTTGAACTTTCAGATGCTGTTTTTGCGTGCGAAGTAAACGTAGGACTCGTTTACGATCACGTAAAGCAATTGCGTGCAAGTGCAAGAGCTGGAAGTGCATCCACGATTAACCCTGCAAACATGCGTGGAACGGGTGCAAAAATGTACCGCCAAAAAGGTACAGGCCGAGCTCGTCACGGATCAGCAAAGAAAAATATCTTCGTCGGTGGAGGAGTAGTTCATGGTCCAACACCAAGATCTTACGCATACAAGATGCCGACAAAAGCAAAAAGAGCTTCGCTTAAATCTGCACTTACGATTAAGACTCAAGAAGAAAAAGTTCTTGTATTAGATGCTTTAAATTTTAAAGCGCCAAAAACAAAAGAAATGATTTCTCTTTTGAATGCACTTGGTGTAAAGAGCGCGCTCCTTGTTTTAGATGCTCCACAACGAGAGGTAGAATTGTCAGCTCGCAACGTGCCACATCTTAAAGTGGTTTATAGTAATGGGCTCAATTCGTATGATCTTCTTCGTTATGAGCATGTTGTGTTTACAAAAGCAGCTGTTGAAAAAGCGCAAGAGGTACTTCAATCATGA